A section of the Anabaena cylindrica PCC 7122 genome encodes:
- a CDS encoding mechanosensitive ion channel family protein, with the protein MIEWIIPLGFILAGLFAGLIGEKVFFKKLKMFVSNRQIPGSEIIFQSLHRMTFIWFVIAGFFWAILSSPLKPDIANVLQKILTIILLYSVTLVLARLTSGFVSLSVRRTEGVPTSLLSNLAKIAVLILGTLILLQTVGIQITPIITTLGIGGLAVGLALQDTLANLFSGFYLLISQQVRTGDYVKLDDGNQGYVTDITWRNTTIKEISNNVIIVPNSKLASAIFTNYHLPAKEITLTINVGVSYDSDLELVERVTVEVAKEVMKEIAPELLQNEPYMRFHTFNDFSIDFTLYMRVSEFFDQRIGKHLFVKKLHKRYQLEGIQIPFPVRNVYMHES; encoded by the coding sequence ATGATCGAATGGATTATACCCCTTGGATTTATTCTAGCTGGATTATTTGCTGGATTAATTGGCGAGAAAGTTTTTTTCAAAAAATTGAAAATGTTTGTTTCTAATAGACAAATTCCTGGCAGTGAAATTATATTCCAATCACTGCACAGAATGACGTTTATATGGTTTGTAATTGCAGGCTTTTTTTGGGCTATTCTCAGTTCTCCTCTCAAGCCAGATATTGCTAACGTTCTGCAAAAAATTCTCACCATAATTTTGCTGTATTCAGTGACTTTAGTCTTAGCTAGATTAACATCTGGTTTTGTGAGTTTATCAGTTCGCAGAACAGAAGGAGTTCCGACATCACTACTGTCTAATCTTGCTAAAATTGCGGTTTTAATTTTAGGAACATTAATCCTTTTACAAACTGTAGGTATTCAAATTACGCCGATAATTACGACGTTAGGGATTGGAGGCTTGGCGGTAGGTTTAGCACTTCAAGATACTTTGGCAAATTTATTTTCTGGTTTTTATTTACTTATTTCTCAGCAAGTAAGAACTGGTGATTATGTGAAGTTAGATGATGGTAATCAAGGTTATGTTACTGATATTACATGGCGAAATACAACGATTAAGGAAATTTCAAATAATGTGATTATTGTCCCTAATTCTAAGTTGGCTTCGGCTATTTTTACTAATTATCATCTCCCTGCTAAAGAAATTACTTTAACAATCAATGTGGGTGTTAGTTACGATAGCGATTTGGAATTAGTCGAAAGGGTAACAGTAGAAGTTGCTAAAGAAGTGATGAAAGAAATTGCACCGGAATTACTTCAGAATGAACCGTATATGAGATTTCACACGTTTAATGATTTTAGTATTGATTTTACTCTTTATATGCGTGTAAGTGAGTTTTTTGACCAGAGAATTGGTAAACATCTATTTGTGAAGAAGTTGCACAAGCGCTATCAGCTAGAAGGAATTCAAATTCCTTTTCCTGTCAGAAATGTTTATATGCATGAAAGCTAA
- a CDS encoding histone deacetylase family protein produces MDLPIVYHLDYIAPLPLGHRFPMSKFSQLHELLLADRVAHSEQFHIPERPQTELIELVHTPNYVQAYCQGTLESKAQRRIGLPWSPALVNRTCVALGGTILTAQLALNHGLACNTAGGTHHAFPDYGSGFCIFNDLAVASRVIQKLGLAKNILIVDLDVHQGDGTAFIFHNDNSVFTFSMHCEDNFPGTKQKSDLDIPLPLGMEDEAYLQTLANYLPDLLSQIKPDLVFYDAGVDTHINDKLGKLALTDTGIFRREMQVLNTCVSAGYPVACVIGGGYAEDMKSLVWRHSLLHRAASQTYHQFHL; encoded by the coding sequence ATGGATTTACCAATTGTTTACCATCTAGATTATATTGCTCCTTTACCCCTAGGGCATCGTTTCCCGATGTCTAAATTCAGTCAACTCCATGAATTGCTGTTAGCTGACAGAGTAGCACATTCAGAACAGTTTCACATTCCTGAACGTCCACAAACAGAATTAATTGAATTAGTTCACACCCCCAACTATGTACAAGCTTACTGTCAGGGAACCTTAGAATCAAAAGCACAGCGACGCATTGGTTTACCCTGGAGTCCAGCTTTGGTGAATCGTACCTGCGTGGCTTTAGGTGGGACAATACTAACGGCTCAATTAGCACTAAATCATGGTTTAGCTTGTAATACTGCTGGTGGAACTCATCATGCTTTTCCTGACTATGGATCTGGTTTTTGTATTTTCAACGACTTAGCAGTTGCTTCCCGTGTTATCCAAAAATTAGGGCTTGCTAAAAACATTTTAATTGTCGATTTAGATGTACATCAAGGAGATGGAACAGCCTTTATTTTTCACAATGACAATAGCGTTTTTACCTTTTCCATGCACTGTGAAGACAACTTCCCTGGCACAAAACAAAAAAGTGATTTAGATATTCCCTTACCATTAGGAATGGAAGATGAAGCTTATTTGCAAACATTAGCAAATTATCTCCCCGATCTATTATCACAAATAAAACCAGATTTAGTATTTTATGATGCTGGCGTTGATACCCATATAAACGATAAACTAGGTAAACTAGCCTTAACAGACACAGGAATTTTTCGGCGAGAAATGCAAGTTTTAAATACCTGTGTCAGCGCAGGTTATCCCGTCGCTTGCGTTATCGGTGGTGGTTATGCAGAAGATATGAAATCCCTAGTTTGGAGACACTCCTTATTACATCGAGCCGCCAGTCAAACCTATCACCAATTTCATCTTTAA
- a CDS encoding AAA domain-containing protein, producing MPTLPNNQKSETWGYTLLNSTIDSLIRNFEGQSTVELYPEFRERRERAHELIFECVGKKSCLFYIRRQGSGKDPGEEIWDLTIATDESEFELPKRLKELRKTLGFRAAVQKNGTGGLKILSAYLLQPSRGQGDGYALPLRLQLVPNHHHPSAIPPKVLAQIATMPVCGHHVPTEEQLQAWKAFLKVEERIAKARQFCVVFVNYKYSNNKKQIAFEINLNSATLDGSEENYLDVENFWERVKQAKNQDIKFSDTVPSERNRRSSRQLGTIEKIDQKYNIIHIRLERDLVEYIAAGNYQLPGTGYLFFDAAGDIKQIERKEKALEQLRQGRTQNPYLGNFLFDASQARSIKKTVKIKSQDLLLSAANPGQKASVEKVLAADDLVLIQGPPGTGKTTVIAEICYQVALRGGRTLITSQANLAVDNALSRLVHNPVIRAVRKGRAEKVGEEGQPFLEDQVIGRWLENTATDCENNLAQRQENIKIFTQLLASSTRFKAYLESEEEFNHKQNESKLEKENLKEICQIQEIAYQESLVNQNKIESLKIGLKNLLKNVPVNWDSAEVKDFLPCLQPYTKNIHQVESFRENVCQAIKYVDELGFVRPARGAFGLAAWLSETVATEIDELKKIFSYADDVIVTMSELTTLVQAFKKDSTYLHQLQTEYQQFLNKDKSLQPTIQLWENRKREIDYIIEAVIEWKSTAYNNLYQVVKNCQQSDLPLTDNMIDLPLGLLMFANNLKLPLVPKNYKISLPDWKLLTKAISYEIQGNFTDRRGKQHSFSYFLQENFSQIPLVLSKSDRTQWQVTYQELNDYQLLTSKQRKSLVENTQSFLTKLQRTYGAAYELDNIHSTLTQITQELLDIILANSRQCVAKVKTEAEQQLNILQKQQNQLNELPNNGITQEQIFATQSQVEKASQDANLQLARVVNMLEELNKKPNIPAKLRNLTEKYLAKQSNIWEQHQEFSKQIKICESNIVKLEPLISSLEPIAILEMIQDSLHEELIKLKKETKTAQKKLDKSQIKLNELEQQLQLQIPESLIIERNWWQITWQEIPAQFKVKNTESDLFNLEFLNLVKDKFDIWQQQLQNEENYLQRYQNFVQDWINKLRQPSERDSNDLRRIYLDNANVVGITCVQAANYNFSEEFQSFDVVIIDEVSKCTPPELLIPALKGKKLVMVGDHRQLPPMLDTSTVEEVAQKIGNTREELQFLEESLFKSQFETADNSIKQMLNTQYRMHPNIMGAINQFYDGKLECGILEPDSKRAHHLAGEIIKPEHHLIWVKMPREQEFQEERLGTSFFNIREIDVIENICHQFENVWSSKVANGEPKKEIAVITFYGSQLRKIDERLQSEIFPSLQIRTGTVDRFQGMERPVVIVSMVRNNHQGDVGFAKKPERVNVAFSRAQELLVIVGCHDLFTSKPGTVGGMYSEVANIVSRHGGFIDVSCF from the coding sequence ATGCCAACTTTACCAAACAATCAAAAATCAGAAACCTGGGGATACACCTTACTAAACTCTACAATTGATAGTTTAATTCGTAACTTTGAAGGTCAATCAACAGTAGAATTATACCCCGAATTTCGAGAACGACGAGAACGCGCCCATGAATTAATATTTGAATGTGTCGGTAAAAAATCTTGCTTATTTTATATTCGTCGTCAAGGTTCGGGAAAAGATCCAGGAGAAGAAATTTGGGACTTAACAATAGCCACAGATGAAAGTGAATTTGAATTACCAAAAAGACTAAAAGAACTGAGAAAAACCCTAGGATTTAGAGCAGCAGTCCAAAAAAATGGAACTGGCGGTTTAAAAATTCTCTCAGCTTATTTATTACAACCTTCACGAGGACAAGGTGATGGCTATGCCCTACCTTTACGCTTACAATTAGTCCCCAATCATCATCATCCTTCCGCTATTCCACCCAAGGTATTAGCACAAATAGCAACCATGCCAGTTTGTGGTCATCATGTACCCACAGAAGAACAACTACAAGCATGGAAAGCATTTTTAAAAGTTGAAGAACGCATTGCTAAAGCACGGCAATTTTGTGTGGTTTTTGTCAATTACAAGTACAGTAATAATAAAAAGCAAATCGCTTTTGAGATAAATTTGAACTCAGCCACTCTTGACGGTTCTGAAGAAAATTATTTAGATGTAGAAAATTTTTGGGAACGAGTGAAACAGGCAAAAAACCAAGATATCAAATTTTCTGACACCGTTCCTAGCGAAAGAAATCGTCGCAGTAGTCGTCAATTAGGAACTATTGAAAAAATTGATCAAAAATATAATATTATTCATATTAGACTAGAACGCGATTTGGTTGAATATATAGCAGCGGGTAATTATCAACTTCCTGGAACTGGATATTTATTTTTTGATGCTGCTGGTGATATAAAACAAATTGAACGCAAAGAAAAAGCCTTGGAACAATTAAGACAAGGACGCACTCAAAATCCTTATTTAGGTAACTTCTTATTTGATGCTTCTCAAGCCAGATCTATTAAAAAAACTGTCAAAATTAAATCACAAGATTTGTTATTATCTGCTGCAAATCCAGGTCAAAAAGCATCTGTAGAAAAGGTACTAGCCGCAGATGATTTAGTTTTGATTCAAGGGCCACCAGGGACAGGTAAAACTACGGTAATTGCTGAAATTTGCTATCAAGTAGCCTTGCGGGGTGGACGCACATTAATTACTTCTCAGGCTAATTTAGCAGTTGATAATGCTTTAAGCAGATTAGTTCATAACCCTGTAATTCGGGCTGTACGCAAGGGAAGAGCCGAAAAAGTTGGAGAAGAAGGACAGCCATTTTTAGAAGATCAAGTAATTGGCAGATGGCTAGAAAATACCGCTACTGACTGTGAAAATAATCTCGCTCAACGTCAAGAAAATATCAAAATATTTACTCAATTATTAGCATCATCAACACGTTTTAAAGCTTATCTTGAATCTGAAGAAGAATTTAATCACAAACAAAATGAATCAAAATTAGAAAAAGAAAATTTAAAGGAAATCTGTCAAATTCAAGAAATAGCTTATCAGGAAAGTTTAGTAAATCAAAATAAAATTGAATCTCTCAAGATTGGATTAAAGAATCTGCTCAAAAATGTCCCAGTAAACTGGGATTCAGCAGAAGTTAAAGATTTTTTACCCTGTCTGCAACCATATACAAAAAATATTCATCAAGTAGAAAGTTTCCGGGAAAATGTTTGTCAAGCTATTAAATATGTAGATGAACTTGGCTTTGTTCGTCCTGCGCGTGGTGCATTTGGGTTAGCAGCTTGGTTAAGTGAAACAGTAGCAACTGAAATTGATGAATTAAAAAAAATATTTAGTTATGCTGATGACGTAATTGTAACTATGTCAGAATTAACCACATTAGTACAGGCTTTCAAAAAAGATTCTACATATTTGCATCAATTACAAACAGAGTATCAGCAATTTCTAAATAAGGATAAAAGTCTACAGCCAACAATTCAACTATGGGAAAATCGCAAGCGAGAAATTGATTATATTATCGAAGCAGTTATCGAATGGAAATCTACAGCTTATAACAATCTGTATCAAGTTGTAAAAAACTGTCAGCAATCAGATTTACCATTAACAGATAATATGATAGATTTACCACTAGGTTTATTAATGTTTGCTAATAATTTAAAATTACCACTTGTCCCCAAAAATTATAAAATTAGCTTGCCAGATTGGAAATTATTGACAAAAGCAATATCGTATGAAATTCAAGGTAACTTCACAGATAGACGAGGTAAACAGCATAGTTTTAGTTATTTCTTACAGGAAAATTTTAGTCAAATTCCTCTAGTTCTATCAAAAAGCGATCGCACTCAATGGCAGGTAACATATCAAGAATTAAATGATTATCAACTCCTTACCTCCAAACAGCGTAAATCGTTGGTGGAAAATACCCAATCTTTTTTAACTAAACTGCAAAGAACATATGGTGCAGCTTATGAACTAGATAATATCCATTCTACTCTTACCCAAATTACACAAGAACTACTAGATATAATTCTGGCAAATTCTCGTCAATGTGTGGCAAAAGTCAAAACTGAAGCTGAACAACAACTTAATATTTTACAAAAACAACAAAACCAATTAAATGAACTGCCAAATAATGGCATTACCCAAGAACAAATATTTGCGACTCAATCTCAAGTAGAAAAAGCCAGTCAAGATGCTAATTTACAACTGGCAAGAGTTGTAAATATGTTGGAAGAACTTAACAAAAAACCTAATATACCTGCTAAATTGCGTAATCTAACTGAAAAATATCTCGCTAAACAATCAAATATTTGGGAACAACATCAAGAATTTTCCAAGCAAATAAAAATTTGTGAAAGTAATATAGTTAAACTTGAACCCTTGATTTCATCATTAGAACCAATTGCTATTTTAGAGATGATTCAAGATTCATTACATGAGGAATTAATCAAACTAAAAAAAGAAACAAAAACGGCTCAAAAGAAACTTGATAAATCACAAATTAAGCTAAATGAACTAGAACAGCAATTGCAACTCCAGATACCAGAGTCTTTAATTATAGAGCGAAATTGGTGGCAAATAACATGGCAAGAAATACCTGCTCAATTCAAGGTTAAAAATACCGAAAGTGACTTATTCAATCTAGAATTTTTAAACTTAGTCAAAGACAAGTTTGATATTTGGCAACAACAATTGCAAAATGAAGAAAATTATCTGCAAAGATATCAAAATTTTGTTCAAGATTGGATTAATAAACTACGTCAACCATCAGAACGCGATAGTAACGATTTGAGACGAATTTATTTAGACAATGCTAACGTCGTTGGTATCACTTGTGTTCAAGCTGCAAATTATAATTTTTCTGAAGAATTTCAATCTTTTGATGTTGTTATTATTGATGAAGTTAGTAAATGCACTCCCCCAGAGTTATTAATTCCCGCTTTAAAAGGTAAAAAATTAGTCATGGTGGGAGATCATCGACAATTACCACCTATGCTTGATACTAGCACCGTTGAAGAAGTTGCTCAAAAAATTGGCAATACTAGAGAAGAATTACAATTTTTAGAAGAATCATTATTTAAAAGTCAGTTTGAAACTGCTGATAATAGCATCAAACAAATGTTAAATACCCAATATCGAATGCACCCCAATATCATGGGAGCAATAAATCAATTTTATGATGGTAAATTAGAATGTGGTATTTTAGAACCTGACAGCAAACGCGCTCATCATTTAGCAGGGGAGATAATTAAACCAGAACATCATCTGATTTGGGTGAAAATGCCTAGAGAACAGGAATTTCAAGAAGAACGTTTGGGAACTTCGTTTTTTAATATCCGAGAAATTGATGTCATAGAAAATATCTGTCATCAATTTGAAAATGTATGGAGTTCTAAAGTTGCTAATGGTGAACCCAAAAAAGAAATAGCCGTAATTACATTTTATGGTTCTCAACTGCGAAAAATTGATGAACGTTTACAATCTGAAATTTTCCCTTCACTGCAAATTAGAACAGGTACAGTTGACAGATTTCAAGGAATGGAAAGACCAGTTGTAATTGTGAGTATGGTGCGTAATAATCATCAAGGAGATGTGGGATTTGCTAAAAAACCAGAACGGGTAAATGTGGCATTTTCCCGCGCTCAAGAATTATTGGTAATTGTTGGTTGTCACGATTTATTTACCAGTAAACCAGGGACAGTTGGTGGAATGTATTCAGAAGTGGCAAATATTGTCAGTCGTCATGGAGGTTTTATTGATGTTTCTTGCTTCTGA
- a CDS encoding C40 family peptidase — MSLNLLIPHSPTKEYYCNIDLNLYDSPECNRLATQAATGRYLRVTSNHQDTAVAVCLCEDDYPGWLSVQDLQFLKPTKAVYQPQFISAAEIQQHIPAVIAFTQAAKQEDNYYLWGGTVAPNYDCSGLMQAAFKSVGVWLPRDAYQQEDFTQPIDFIELQPGDLIFFGTPQKATHVGLYLGDSCYIHSSGKEQGRNGIGIDQLSEQGDQVSQAYYKQLRGAGRVIKCYKPQN; from the coding sequence ATGTCTTTAAACTTACTAATTCCCCATTCTCCAACAAAAGAATATTACTGTAACATTGACCTAAATCTATACGATTCTCCTGAATGCAACCGCTTGGCAACCCAAGCCGCAACAGGAAGATATTTACGAGTAACATCAAATCATCAAGATACAGCAGTTGCAGTTTGTTTATGTGAAGACGACTATCCCGGATGGTTATCTGTTCAAGATTTGCAGTTTCTCAAACCAACAAAAGCAGTATATCAACCCCAATTCATCTCAGCCGCAGAAATTCAACAACACATACCCGCAGTTATCGCTTTTACTCAAGCAGCAAAACAAGAAGATAATTATTACCTTTGGGGTGGTACAGTTGCACCCAATTATGACTGTTCTGGTTTAATGCAAGCAGCATTTAAATCCGTAGGTGTTTGGCTACCGAGAGATGCTTATCAGCAAGAAGATTTTACTCAACCAATTGATTTTATTGAATTACAGCCAGGAGATTTAATATTTTTTGGAACTCCCCAAAAAGCAACTCATGTAGGTTTGTATTTGGGTGATAGTTGCTATATTCATAGTTCAGGAAAAGAACAAGGACGCAATGGCATTGGTATTGATCAACTTTCGGAACAAGGAGATCAAGTTAGTCAGGCTTATTATAAACAATTGCGCGGTGCTGGTAGAGTTATCAAGTGCTACAAACCGCAGAATTAA
- a CDS encoding DUF874 family protein has translation MYQTDPPLSPKETLPTMYDLPSEDPEEPGLPDEFHLLQPQLLAETFRPPNYPTQEIFTGSDLNLYYDLRHPSWYKRPDWFGVLGVPYLYENRDLRLSYVVWQEGVNPHIIVELLSPGTEKEDLGQALRNVEKPPGKWEVYEQNLRIPYYAIFDRYKSEFRMFQLKGARYAEINLSDDRVWISEIELGLGVWQGTYKNVEMPWLRWYDQDGNWILTSTERERQKAEQERQKAEQERQKAEQERQKTERLIAQLRSLGVEPDLD, from the coding sequence ATGTATCAAACAGATCCGCCACTTTCCCCTAAAGAAACATTACCTACAATGTATGATCTTCCTAGCGAAGACCCGGAGGAACCAGGCTTGCCAGATGAATTTCATTTGTTGCAACCACAATTATTAGCAGAAACATTCCGTCCACCAAATTATCCCACTCAAGAAATATTTACAGGCAGTGATCTGAATCTTTACTATGATTTGCGTCATCCTTCATGGTATAAACGCCCAGATTGGTTTGGAGTTTTAGGTGTACCATATCTGTACGAAAATAGAGATTTAAGATTAAGTTATGTAGTGTGGCAAGAAGGAGTAAACCCTCATATTATAGTTGAATTACTCTCACCTGGAACAGAAAAAGAAGACTTAGGGCAAGCATTAAGGAATGTTGAAAAACCTCCTGGTAAATGGGAAGTTTATGAACAAAATTTAAGAATACCCTATTACGCCATTTTTGACCGTTATAAATCTGAATTTAGAATGTTTCAGTTAAAAGGCGCTCGTTATGCTGAAATAAATTTATCAGATGATCGGGTTTGGATTTCAGAAATAGAATTAGGTTTAGGGGTGTGGCAAGGCACTTATAAAAATGTGGAAATGCCTTGGTTACGTTGGTATGATCAAGACGGTAATTGGATTTTAACCAGTACAGAAAGAGAAAGACAAAAAGCTGAACAGGAAAGGCAGAAAGCTGAACAAGAAAGGCAGAAAGCTGAACAAGAAAGGCAGAAAACAGAAAGATTAATTGCCCAACTGCGATCGCTTGGTGTTGAACCTGATTTAGATTAG